AATTAACTGTTTTACATTTTCTAATGCAGGACGAGGCTGTTTGGCAGAGAGTGAAGGCGCTGTAAAATATAGCTGATGTTCAGGTTTTGACTGTGTCCTTAGTCTGCAAGAGTTTTTTAAGTTTGTCTTGTCTaaagaaaacaatttaattttattttcttcacagaAATTAGTTAAAAGTTGAGATATATATGCTCAAGAATACAGTGTTGTATCGGTCAGTAAAATTTGTAAGTCCATAATTCAACATGCATTTaatactcatttttaaaaagtaggaAAAGGCACTGTCAAAGGTTTGAGGGTTGGTTTATTTTAGAAAATCCCTCCTACCACCATTCCCCATGTTTATAAAAAGGCACCTTAaatcacatactgtacagtcaTATACAACTTCCTTTGAAACATTTGTCGTGCATGTTTCAATTAAATACAAAGTTTGAATGTGTTGGAGAAGTGATGCATGACAAATCAGCAGAGTGTCAGCTTACTTTTGGTGAAGCCATGCGGCGCAGACACATTATCAGCGGCAGATCTTGATGAATGTTCTACTTTTTCCCGAATCTAATACTAAAGTACAAGCCGCTGTCACCGCTGGTGACATCTCAAtctcaacacaacacaaaaagacGATCCCTCTGCAAATTCATCCACCATCAtttgtgttcattgttcaagagACCGATGATGAGATGACAGGCATGACAAAGGCTATCTTCTCCATGACCTATGAGTCACGCAGACCTGCACACATTGTACACACCATCTTGGATCACACGGCCACTAGACTGATACATAACTTCTATAATAGTATATCATAGATGTTCTTTAACGAGCTCTCATCCGGAAATATTAGTTCTATGCAGCTCAGAGATAAAGCTATATCATTCTGACACGTCTTCAGAGAAGCTCCCCTGTATGAAGTGATAAATGCTGTCGTACTCTTTGTTAAAGTGATGAATTTGTCTGCGTACCCTTTTTAAAGTTACCTTTTATACAAATATATTTGGCTGATATTAGCATTTGCATACATCTCAGAAACAAATGTTCTGCCTGTAGTTTCTGTCTCTATAACATAGTGCTGTACAAGTTACTTTGTGCCTTGGCGAGAGAGTTTCTGCACTCGTCATACCATTTACTGCTCAATGTATAGAGCTGCAAGGATTAATCCATCAATTGCAAACTATTAAATTGATCCCCAACTAATGTAATAATCATTTAATCTTCTTGAGTAATTTgttaagggaaaaaaagtaaaaattctgtgattccagcttcttaaatgggaatattttctggtttcttcaCTCCTCTATGAGAGTACACAGAATATCGTTGGCTTGTGGAGAAATCAAGACATTTAAGGATATCATAtttggctttgggaaacactgattgacattttctaccattttcttacattttatagatCAAACAACTGTCgattaatcaataaaataactgacagattaatcgacaataaaaataatctttagttgCAGCTCCATCCATGTCGAAATTCTGTAAATGGTCACACATCAGTACATGTCACACCAAGTGCACATACATAAGGACTGTGGTacaacatgaaaaagaaaatgccaaATTTAGGCAAGTGTATACgtacaaaaatatttatgttcCCTATAGGGAAAGCTGCTCTCTAAATATTTTCATCACAACTTAGAAATTATTTGATTCCCAGAGTCTACCAGTGCCATTTAAAACTCAGAAATAGGAAAAAACTATAGAGCTGTAGCAGGAACATAACGTCTCAGAACATTGTCTCTTTTTGCAGGAGTCACTGAGGAAGGTAACAAGCAGGAGCAAGTTATGAGGCGCAGGATCGGCCTAGCTGCCAGCTGACTGAAATAACAACACCCTGCTACTCTAAACTTCCCAGAAGATTCCCCTATGCTCAAGATGTAAATGTCAACGTCAATGTAAATGTCATTTCAGTGATAGCACTTGTAAAATCTTTCcagcagacacaaaataatataaTCCATAGGGTTTCTTTAGCTAGTTAAGAGTACAGttctaaaataaaatgcagtgcACACCTTCTGTCTGAATTGGAAcaagatgtcactcagcttgtggtatTCTAAacgccaaaaatacatttgaaaaactcaacatcaatgtctctttccacgAATCATGACCCGGTTCTGTTTCCGTCTGCACTGTGATTTGGTTGGTGGGTGTGGATCTGTagaaaggaaatagttcctacatgaaactgctcacaaggtctGCGGATTATTTTAAGTGGCATAATAACTGGGTGTGATCGggttctggaaagagacactgttAAGTTTCTCAaatgaaggcagacatctttgcGGTCGATATTgccaacactcaacaactctCACCAAAACAATCATGACTGATATATGGCACTACAGTTAACAggaataaatatgtatttttgatattgGGGTGGAGTGTTTCTTTAAGGGGAAGCAGAATGTAAACAATAAATCTGGGAGATGATTCAACAATATCAGTTAATATAAAACCTTTATGCAATAAATCAGCATTTTGGGATGTACACTTATTTGCATAGACTTTGCTGAGAAGATTAACACCACTCTCATGCCTCTGCATCTCAGCCTCTGCAGGATTGAGTCAAGATCTGTTAGGCGACCGATAACAAGGAAAACAAGCGtgtatattttgttaaaaaaacccATCAGTCAACATCACAATATGTGTGTTATTTAATCTGGTGCaaggatttttcagtcaaagttgaATCAACAAAAATATGATGGAACTCTCACTGTCGCCACGACCGTaccttcttttatattttccttggaGTCTTGTCATTGTAGTTAAGTTGCCAAGCAACCAGCAGAGACTACAGGAAGATCTTAATTTTTGATCTTATGAGGTGCTGGCAAGCAGAATTTGATACCTTTGGACAGAGTAGGGCTGTACAAGACTCAGAATTATTCCAGTTGAAAAAGATTTCGCTTTTCAATGCAAATATTTGATGAttcttttttgttattgttgttttctccCCCtgtataaagttttaaagtggCATTCACGTAAAATAGTGAACAAGCTAAGTGCCCTAATGACAGGTAGGAACTGTGCAACAATATTTTTTGCCGAGACTTGACATAAAACAAAAGTCTGTCTTCCTCTGTGCTCCCTGCAGCAgcctgtaccaaagagtagcgtgaaagtcaagagcactcactctgcagcaaaatctggggccCCTAACGTCCCCAGAAatacactgcacagcaaactgactagcaaaacaaacaaaccaaagcaaaaacaaccactcaacttgaagcaatctcagttgactgagagGTTCAAATCTCCGACTTTTAAAGGGCAGCGCCAGGCTAGCTGTGTCCCGGtttccagtttttatgctaagctaagctagctggcTGCTGCATATCAAACAAACAGATGCAAGAGTGGTATCGATGTTCTCATCTAGCTCTCGACAACAAAGCGAATgagcacatttcccaaaatgttttgCTTTAAGTTTCACATGGATGTGTTTATATGCGATTACTTTCACAGCATGGCACTCATCAACATATGGAGCCAATAGAAAGTTGATGCCGGTGGTTACCGTCAGCATGTCTTTGATAAACATGACTTGTGCAAATGACTCTGCTTCCTCTTGATGCAAAAGCATTCAGGTGCTTTGCAAGTTTTACAGAACGAAGCAAATGTCAACATCATTAACATTCATGAATTCCAGCATTATGGATATTATCAGTAACACAGGTTAAATCCCATTCTTCTGACCCTGAGGCAGGTAGTGTGAATTCTTATCAGTCTCTGCTCAGGTAAAGCCTCAGCCTAGTCGCTGCCTTGGGCTAGTGTTTCTGCACCCTCCTCAGCGCTCTGCTCACTGGACTGCTGGCTGCTCTCTGGCTGCGTGGCGCTCCTGATGGACTGCACGGCCTGAACCTGCTGGAGACGTACGTTCAGCTCAGCTTTGCAGGCCTGCAGCAGCTCAGACGTCCTCGTTCTGTCAAAGCCCAGCACCTGCTCCATGACTTCCACCCCTTTGGACACTACCATCTAAAGACACATGGAAGAGGCTTCATTTCAAAGATGGGAAATGTGAACATGTGAGACTTGATACTGACTTGTTGTTTttagacacacatgcacaaattgaTGCAATCCAATTAGGGATGCcatagtgaggacatttttcCACTGGGTAATAAACTCATGACGACACCAGTATTAGCGATTACATCGGACATTTTACAAGAAAAGATATTAATTGATCATGCTCAATAACTGTAGAGCGCCTTAATcattaaaagcatttaactGGCAAAAAATGAGTTGACTTTTATTATTAAGCACTCACCGAGAATGCAATGTCTTTGTCAGTGAGATTAGCACTACCACTAATGTTCATCAAAAATGCACCTACTAATCAAGACAGACgttgtttttggatttttgacAGCCGATCAGTGAAATATTGCAGGAGCAGCTACAGTGAACTGTTAAATTAAGAGCTGCAGGCCACAGGCTGCATGGCCCCCAACTTCTTAGCGATGTAACAAACCCCTTTTCCCTTTCTAACATTATCAGGTTCTCTATTAGCGGTGGGTTTTAATCTGAAATACTGCCAAATAGGTGCTTTTCCTTTTCACTTTGACATCAAATCCTCTGcctcagactcagactcagaaAACGTTATTGTCCCTTCAATTTACGTGAGATGGAAAATCTTCTTTGGTACTGGCAAAAAGACAAACACCTCACacaaaacagtgacagacagacaagttCATAAATAGCAATATCAGTACTCTAAAATACACTGTACACACAACCTTAAAAGGTGTGggttaaaagtaattaaagcaTTTATGTATCAAAAGCATATATGTGTGTCGTGTGAGCCTGGTAATGCAATTGGTGTATGCTCGAACCCTCAGTAACATGGGTAATACTGACTACAGCAGCAAGCCTAAATTCAATAAAAttcatagaaatagaatgaatAGAAatgacattgaactgtttgcccTGAGTATTTGACtagtacaaaagaaaatggccATTGTAAGTTGTGGTGACAACACACGTCAGCGGGGCCATGAAGTGATTCACAATGACTAGTTTGAGAACTCAGTCGTGGCCTATTCTTAAGCTTACTTTCCTTAtcaaacagagaaatacaaacaaatacaaattcaaGTTCCTGTCTTTCACCGAACTAAGGCTAACGTTCGCTTAACTGCCTTAACTCATcctaaaacacacttaattcaaTCTCAatgcaaacaaaataaagcacaaCTAAACCATCTAAGCTAGTCTTTTTAGTCATCTACTTAGTTAGTCCACTGTTGCAACAATCGCCAACTCTGGCTTGGTTGAAATAAATTCTAAATTCACTGAGTTGTGAAAACATGCTAATCTGTGCACGGTTTATCTGCGCtgtctctttctgcctctcACCTGTCCTTCAGAGGTAGCTACAGTACCATTACATCATGCTTCAACCAACATATGATCAatggcaataaaaaaacaaaatgaaacaggcAAATAATAGTTACGGTAATACTTTCAAAGTAACAGAAAGCCTCACTGAGTTTCCAACTTGCTGCAAGTTGGTTTGTTTATACAGTAGTTTATACAATTTCTAATGGCAAcaatacacataaaaatggccCCGCCCTGACGATCCCGCTACGTTGATTTGAATGGGAATGTCCGTTCTACTCTGACTCTATTTCTATGAATAAATCCTATCCTTTGTGAAGCTGATAATGTTCGGGTTTTGTTGACACTGTGACAGATAAGGGCTGAGGGTGTGGTTAGTGGTGTGGGTGTACTGGACTGAATTACACTAATGTTTTgccctctctgtgtttgttaatGAGGGTGGATAAAATCTTACAGTTGAATTTAAGACAAAGTAAATGCCTTTCAGATTATATAACAGAGTCACTAATAAAGTACGGGTGTGTTGTGTCAGGACTTGCCATTTGACGTAATTGCTTCATAATTCTTACAGCTGCTTTCTAGATTTGACTGGGTAAGTTACGGCATGAACTGCAGAAGTTTTGAGGCACACTGGATCAGTGGTGTGAGTGATTACCTGCAGATCCTCAGTGGAGAGTCTGGTCTCGGGGCTCGTTTTGCCTTTCAGGACCATCAGTGTCCTGGGCATGAATCCAGATGCAGAGTCCACCTCCATCCCATCCACCTCCGCATCTCCAGCCCCTGACACATTAAAATGGATTCTCTTTCAGGATCATTTGTTGCATAAGGGTATAGTTACAAAAAATCACTGCAGGAGCTGGGATTATTCAGCAGCAACAACGGTTCCACCTAGTGGCCAAAAGGCACAAGCACAGCTCTTCTCTTATGAGCCAAAGCTGTTGTTTCAAGGACAATTCTTCCTGTTTGATTCATTTTGTTGTCATGACTTCATGCTTTGCCACTCTGCACATTCTAAAACTAGCAGATGTGAATGtcttaaaatatttatctaCTGAATCTAATTATTAGGTCTTAAGGAAATACATATATAGATATTTATCAAGAATCATTTTTAGATTTCTCAATACCCCAGAAATTCTTACAGTGCTAGCTTTACATATTGATTAAGGGGGGACTGCGcctattttcaaaattcatacatattattCCTTTGGTCTAAGACTGTCCAAAAacattagtaaacatgaacagtgcttaaactaaaatgtgtgatgtcatcaggtgtAAAGTCAAGAGCTGCTCTATGGACAATAAATTAGGAAAGATGTTCTAGGTgtcactgagagcacccaggggaatgttttGAGTACATGAGGACAGTTTTTGTTtctgaactgaaaacactacCACAGAATAAAGATTATTTGGgtataaacaaaagaaaacaaacattatttgGGGCAATAAAATTAgactcccattcattgtctatggagcagctccagactttacactTACTGACATTaaaagtttgagacttacttctctggtttcatgttcacaaatattgattgaactttcctcggccatggaaataacatactggaaGTCTTAATTAAGGTGGTGTTCTCCTTTAAAGGTTTTATCACCAATGCCCCTGACCCTTGCCTACAGGCCATTACCCACCTGCAGGGCTACACACACAGTCATCGGTTAATATTGATTATTCTGCTGAAGGTTGTACTTGATTTTGATAAGTCAGAGGAGGATATATGAGCCTctggtattttatttatattaatcTAACAGCGATTTAATATTACATAcaatgaaaagtattgtatttcatgtctccatctgctggtgggccatcacgataagagtatgcatgtataatgtggtgttaattccactacaggagagacttgatgatcactaaaaatgagttgttacatatcggcatattggatatcgccaaaaaatccaatatcatgcatccctattATAAACTAATTTAAACTAAACAATACAAAAAGGATTAAAAGCAAATGACAGAGAAGAGATTATCACTGGAAAAGGCCATCAGAGCAAAACTCAGGGCCAGACACCAATGCCAGATATTACAGAGCATTTTTTATATGATCAACAGGCTCGTAGACAGGGCTACTTGAGACTTCATGTCAAAGACTATTGGCTCCTTAAGAGATGCTGTAATAGATTTTCAGAGGCAACTAGTATTGCTGTGCAATGCCCTCTTTCTTTAACCtgacttaaataaaaaaaaaattgacatagTAAATATTGTGTTAGAAAGCCACAGTATAAACTATGAAATCTCTTTAGAGGGTAAACCAAGAATTATACCATTAAACAATGATACAGCAGTACCTTCCTGGCTGGGCTGGCTTGGCTCCTCCTGTTTTCCGTCATTGTTCTCTGAAGCTTTGAGGTAGAGCTGGAGCAACTCCTTGGACTGCCTCTCTTCCTCTCGTCGGTCCAAAACCCTCTGCATGGTCTCCTGCAGGTCCTCGGCCTTCTTCTGTTGGAAGCCCAGAGCAGAGGCAAGCTCAGGGCTCGGGGCGTCCACTAAGGTCTggaacacacagtgacacaaagcAGTGAAACACTACAGCATGTCCATGTGGTGCCTCACACCAACAACAAATAAGGAAGCAAAATAAGGAGTAAACAAAAAGTAAAGCTAAAAGTaaagtatatattttattaaacattactcaaacaggattaaatagtgcatttgttggagACTGTTTTTAGCTGCATATTAAGACACATTAGTGAGTAGTAATAAACAATATTGCCCATCTTACAGAAGGAACATATCACAAGATGTGACAGTGTGGCAAGCtgatatgttgttgtttttttataacaATGCAGGTCTGTGGTGTGACAACCCTCCCACTGTCTTGGAGGTTGTCTTGGTCAACCTCAGCACTCAACTGGCTGACACGTGAGGGTCATCAGTTGATCAGGCTCCCTGCAGCCCTTAAGCTACAAATGCTGGCCCATGTGCTCACTGTCTCACCCTTCCTGCTGCTGGCATCCACCCTGCGTCATTAGGCTTGTTTGAGATGAGCTGCGGCTTGCCTTAATAGTTAACGAGAGTAACCGATTGCAGTCAGAGGAGTCAGAAAGTGTGCCTCAAGTTAAACAGCTCTAAGTTAGCTTGAAGCAACTTGCAAAAGCGAAAGTAGCTGTAGAAGTACAATAGAAATCCCACTATTATTGTATGGAGTTGGGCATGATGAGCACAGTCTGTGGCAGGATCAGTATGAATTTAAAAGTATGATACCATTTCCTGACTGATTGCTTCACTTTACAGATCGCTTGAAttgcacaaaaaacatttgacacTATTAGCTTGGGTTTTTTTTCGTAATAATTCAAAAACTACTTGAAGTGCAgagatacaaaaaaataaataaaatacaagcataataataaaactaaaatcaagGATTTTCCAAACTGTGAAACTGAATGAGGCGCTTTTCAAAGTTTCAAGCTTGGAACGTCATTAGTCATGTGGTATTTGAGCTCTGACACAATGTATTGAAACATTGCACTTCACAGGAATGGAACAAGCTGCTGAGCTACGGTATCACTCGCCCATCTCTATGTAAATCTCATTCGTGGAATTCCTTTTTGAAACATTAAGTAGCCGTCCCGGATGCAGACCTGTTTGGTGGGGATAAATCTAGCCTAGTGACACATGAGGAGCAGCTGATTGCCATGTTGTTGACCAGTTTGGTT
This genomic stretch from Epinephelus moara isolate mb chromosome 16, YSFRI_EMoa_1.0, whole genome shotgun sequence harbors:
- the dffa gene encoding DNA fragmentation factor subunit alpha, which translates into the protein MTDRKPCKVCNFTRQKSYGLVVPSLDELKTKGCEFLGFSPDERVTVVLEDDGTIVQDQAYFLCLPLNTKFMLLHEKETWSPARRMDGGTAWMARDSIILGADAVDASAAASPWWHLAQQLKQDLTSIILMSEEDLQTLVDAPSPELASALGFQQKKAEDLQETMQRVLDRREEERQSKELLQLYLKASENNDGKQEEPSQPSQEGAGDAEVDGMEVDSASGFMPRTLMVLKGKTSPETRLSTEDLQMVVSKGVEVMEQVLGFDRTRTSELLQACKAELNVRLQQVQAVQSIRSATQPESSQQSSEQSAEEGAETLAQGSD